The following proteins are encoded in a genomic region of Dyadobacter sp. UC 10:
- a CDS encoding lipocalin family protein: MKTNYIKFTLLLFVLASCSNGLTKIPSGKKIDNRLVGVWTGSEQDQQIEGAQKMWEMTRNNDGTFLLNFKIITKGESDEHTETGNWWVKNGKFYEFHEDSGETDIYKYEVLDENRIKFR, translated from the coding sequence ATGAAAACAAATTACATAAAATTTACTTTACTATTGTTTGTATTAGCTTCTTGCTCAAATGGTTTGACGAAAATTCCTTCCGGAAAGAAAATAGATAACAGACTGGTAGGAGTCTGGACAGGATCGGAGCAAGATCAGCAAATAGAAGGCGCTCAAAAAATGTGGGAGATGACAAGGAACAATGATGGTACCTTCTTACTTAATTTTAAAATTATTACCAAAGGCGAATCTGATGAACATACTGAGACGGGAAACTGGTGGGTAAAAAATGGCAAATTTTATGAATTTCATGAAGACTCCGGTGAAACAGATATTTACAAATATGAAGTACTGGACGAAAATCGGATAAAATTTAGGTAA
- a CDS encoding IS1595 family transposase, with protein sequence MPAKSKTPKLTFTSLDAKFPNELACKKYLAGLRWNGEPVCQHCGHKKSYQFSNGDFKCAKCRKKYTVRTGTIFEDSKILLIKWFKASFVMTAHKKGISSHQLAKDIDVTQKTAWFILHRLKFALKSKSFEKPLDGIVETDETYFGGAEKNKHVAKKTQGAQGRCTKSKTPIFGMVERGGKLVAMTVKNTSSKTLQPIIKEHVAVGAKLMTDEWTAYVGLSKHFSHSFIRHGQGQYVNGEVHTNTIEGFWSLFKRGVNGINHWVSVKHLDQYVGEYAFRYNTRKANDGQRFEVVMANLDGRLTYKELIA encoded by the coding sequence ATGCCAGCTAAATCTAAGACGCCGAAATTAACATTTACTTCGCTCGACGCTAAATTCCCAAATGAATTGGCTTGCAAAAAGTATTTGGCCGGTCTTCGCTGGAATGGTGAACCTGTTTGTCAACATTGCGGACATAAGAAATCGTACCAATTCTCTAATGGTGACTTCAAATGTGCAAAATGTCGGAAAAAATATACCGTGAGAACAGGTACTATTTTCGAAGATAGTAAAATATTGCTGATCAAATGGTTTAAGGCGTCTTTCGTAATGACCGCTCACAAAAAGGGAATTTCGTCACATCAACTTGCGAAGGATATTGATGTGACTCAAAAAACCGCATGGTTTATATTGCATCGTTTGAAGTTCGCTCTTAAATCTAAGTCCTTTGAAAAGCCACTTGATGGTATAGTTGAAACAGATGAAACTTACTTTGGTGGAGCAGAAAAGAATAAACATGTAGCAAAAAAGACCCAAGGAGCACAAGGACGGTGCACAAAAAGCAAAACTCCTATCTTCGGAATGGTAGAAAGAGGTGGTAAACTTGTTGCAATGACTGTAAAAAACACTTCATCCAAGACACTTCAACCAATCATAAAGGAACACGTTGCGGTTGGTGCTAAACTTATGACTGATGAATGGACTGCGTATGTAGGACTAAGCAAACACTTCTCGCATTCCTTCATACGTCACGGACAAGGTCAGTATGTAAACGGAGAAGTGCACACAAACACTATCGAAGGGTTTTGGTCTTTATTTAAACGTGGAGTAAACGGCATTAACCATTGGGTAAGTGTTAAACACCTAGATCAATATGTAGGAGAGTATGCTTTCCGCTATAACACTCGCAAAGCTAATGATGGACAACGTTTCGAGGTGGTAATGGCTAATTTAGACGGAAGGTTGACTTACAAGGAGCTAATCGCGTGA